The Penaeus monodon isolate SGIC_2016 chromosome 1, NSTDA_Pmon_1, whole genome shotgun sequence DNA window atgattatatatatatatatatatatatatatatatatatatatatattatatatatatatatatgtatatatataatatatatatatatatatatatatatatataaataaatatatatatatatatatatatatatatatatatatatatatatatatatatatatatattacgtatatacatttacgcttcacacacacacgtacacatatgtgtgtgtgtgtatgtgtgtgtgtgtgtgttgtgtgtgtgtgtgtgtgtgtgtgtgtgtgtgtgtgtgtgcatgtgtgtttatgtgtgtgttttgtgtgtgtatgtgtgtgtgtggttgtgtgtgcgtatgtaaaacagtaacattattacacacacacacacacacacacacacacacacacacacacacacacacacaatataataataactaatatatatatatatatatatatatatatatatatatatagtatatatatatatgtatatatataaatatatatatatatatatatatatatatatatatatatatatatatatatacatatatgtattgtgttgttgtgtgtgtgtgtgtgtgtgtgtgtgtgtgtgtgtgtgtgtgtgtgtgtgtgtgtgtgtgtgtgtgtgtgtgtatacatatatatttatatataaataaataaatagacatatatatatatatatatataatatatatatatatatatatatcacacacacacacacacacacacacacacacacacacacacacacacacacacacacacacacacacacacacacacacacacacacacacacacacacatatatatatatataatatatatatatatatatatataatatatatatatatatatttatatggagagagaaatagacagatcaatagatagataggtatgagtgtgtataaatgtatatatatatatatatatatatatatatatatatatatatatatatatatatatatatatatatatatacatatatacatacatatgtgagtctgcgtgtgtgtgtgagtgtgagtatgtgtgtagtgtgtgtgtgtgtatgtagtgtgtgtgtgtgtgtatgtggtgtggtgtgtgtgtgtgtgcgtatgcgtgatagtgatatatgtatgtatttatatgtagtgttgtatattatagttatggtgatatatattatatatatatatatatatattttatatatatatatatattatatatattatgttaatatatatatatatatatatatatatatatatatatatatattatataattatatatatatatatatatatctatgtctgtctgtatgtgtatatatattatatacatacatacatatatatatatatatatatatatatatatatatatatatatatatatatatgtacatatacacacacacacatccacacacacacacacacacacacaccacacacacacacacacacacctgtatatatatatatatatatatatatatatatatatatatatatatatatatatatatatatatatatatatatatatgcttttacaatagaatatataggtgtgtgtgttccttGTCCGTGGGAGGTCAAATGGTAGTAAACATTGAGCTCAAGTGTATTTTGGTTGGGCTTCCCTGCCCTTGAACGCGGGGGTGAAATTCGTATTTTTGAACACAGGCACATacccacacggacacacacatgcacacacgcaggcacgcacgcatacTTCTTTGCACTGTGTGGGCGTCATCCAGGAGAGCATATATCACCGAACATTTTGTTTATTAGAGAATGGATGAgacaggttgaaaaaaaaaagaaagaaaacgttacCTTTTTTAATGTCGCGCATTATTGGATCGATTTTAGCGTGAAGTTGAGGAGGGTGACGTCATGTTTGTTTTCTCCAAACACTTGCTAAATTTGGAAGTAAGGAACTCGACTTCGTacgatatttctttatttcactaaGTCTCTTTTTTGTATTTAGCTGAAAACAGGTTCGATATGTAAGCACTGAGGCGCTAGGAATAGCaaacgtgtgagtgagtgagtggtgtgtgtgtgtgtgtgtgtgtgtgtgtgtgtgtgtgtgtgtgtgtgtgtgtgtgtgtgtgtgtgtgtgtgtgtgtgtgtgtggattggtcCTTGTTATTCTCATCGCCTCTATTGACCATTATTGTCTTCAGATACGACATTATTACTCTTATGAAGGACTAAGAAACAATACCATACGTGTTTTGACTacaaaatcatcaccattataataataataatgaaaatgatactcataataattatgattaaatatgagagatatgatgatgataaacaacgACAGCAACAGTCACACTACtaatgaggaggatgaagatgaagatagtcttgacgatggtaataataagagtaatatatgttgtttttttatttatttttttatttgttttattttttttttttacttttttttcctctttttcttatcacCAAAGACTTCCAGAACCCTCAAATAAATCTATGAGCGAGTATTAGCATATACCCTTAAATTTCAtcaatcaaaagaagaaaaacgaatgtGCTTCGTAACGGCCACCCACCCACTACCCTCACCCACAGATTGACCAGCAACTGAACGCCATCCTCAGTACCCTCACGGAGAATCACAACCAGTTACAGTCCTCCATTCGTGACATCGTGCGCATGGTCAGACGAACCCACCGGGAAATCGCCGACCTGCGGGAGGACACTGACCTCATTTTGGGTCAGATGTACAAGCCCTCGTGCCAAGACATCGCCGAGGGCCAGCCTGATCACATCGCGGGGAAGAGCCAGTTCGCTACCGAGGGCGTGTACACCATTCGGCCGCCGAAGTTCAAGCCTAAGAAGGTACGGGGTTGAGGCGTTCGTTCGAGAgtgtgtttaatgttttttttttaactctttgttGGATATTGTGTACGGATTGTGCTGGATTTAGGTGTAGGATTTCAGTAAGATGGAGATTAGGgtctcgtgtttgtgtgtgtgtgtgagtgtgtgtgtgtgtgtgtgtgtgtgtgtgtgtgtgtgtgtgtgtgtgtgtgtgtgtgtgtgtgtgtgcaagtgcgtgcgtgtgtgtgtttgtcttattCTTATCTGTAGTATTCAGGTTTATGATACAGCCTATATGGCATGCAGTTACTTTTCCAGTACTGTTCTTGGTAATTTCTTTATGAAATGTTTTCCTCACTTAACACTTGTCAAACAGTGGCTCTGAGACTACAGCATAGAGTAGTGGTTCTTTTACAATTTCATCTTATGATCTCCAGGTTAGCACAAtgatctctataatatatattgaagttTATATAGGTGAGATGAAACAAAGCAATAGGAAGACTGTGATATTTTaatacactaaaataaaaacttttagaaTGCAACGAACCGTCTGCAATTAccggaaaattaaataaaaggcaAAATTCTTCATCACTCCCCCCCAGCCTCGAGAAATCTCAAACGACTTATTAGGGAGACACGGTTAGCTTAAGAACCACAAGCTTTGGGCCTCACCAGTCTGATACAATTATTTCCCCGTAGATTTCAGAACGTTCACAAAATATATCAATCTCCACATGTATCATATCCGGAACGACCCTCATAAAACGAGATAAAATCTAATCTTAAGCATTAAGAATCTCATCTAATCAAAATTTCCAGTTGCTAATTGCTAATCTAATCGTAGGCATTAATATAACCACGCAAAAACAACCTTTATCCAAACGATCCCTGACAAAACAAGACTAAACGCAGAATCCCTTTGAACCCTTTCCCCAGGTCCGCTGCGAGCTCGGCCGGGGAGCCGTCGGATGGACGGTCATACTGGCGAGGAACGACGGGCGTGAGCCGTTTAATCGCACTTTCCAGGATTACAAGGATGGCTTCGGAGATCCTGCGCAGGACCACTGGATCGGTGAGGCGCATCCTACGGGCTTATTTTTGTGGTTAATTTGTGGGTTGGTACATTTGTGGTATTGTTGGTTATCGCTGCTGTTCgggatatcattattgttgtagtagTTCTTCTtgctgttctcattattattatcatcatgaccagcatcatcttcataattattattataatcatcattatcagtatcagcatttatgctgtagttgttattttttctgcttttcttcctaTTATTGTGATggggattattataattatgataattataattgttagaattagcatcatcattattaatattatctattattattacaaataattattaattactatcgctataatcgttattattattactattatcattactataatcattaccgctaacagtaacattattattcttactgctaCCATCATGTTACCAATATCCACCAAAGTTACCACCATTCTACTTACCATCACCAACTACCACCAAAACCATAGCACATCCCCGTCTCTCCTACAATTCCTCAAACCGTGACCGCGCAAGTGCTCTCTCGTAGGCCTGGACATGCTGCACAAGCTGACCACATGGGAGCCTCACCAACTTCGAGCAGTCATGGAGGACTTCGATGGTTCCAAGACTTGGGTTCAGTACAACGTGTTCAGGTAAGTCCTCTGTGGATTTCCTTCGTCGTGAGCCTAGGTTGGGATGGTggtagatagataaggatagGTAAGGTATAAGGGAGTTGGGtcgtgatgatgatggaaaataaAGGTAGATCAGGAAGTGAGGTTAATAAGAGAGTAAGGTAATAGTAAAGTAACGGTGATAAGGAAgttgggtaatgataataaataaagacagaCGAGGGAGTTACGTGATGTTGATAATAAGTCAGATAGATAAGGAAATGAGGTAATGAGGGAATAAGATAACAGATAAGGAAGTtagttaatgatgatggtaaattaGATAGATGAGGAATATTAggtcatggtgatgataaaacaGATAGATGACGGTGTAAGGTCATGGCAATGAATCAGACAGATAAGAAGGTTAGGTTTTGATGATAACGAATCAGATAGataaggaaatgaggaaatgatgataataaatcagaGAGATTGGGGAAACTAGGAGGGAATAATGTTCGATGATcgtaaatgatgatagtaagagtTTTATGGCTGTACCTTGAAAGAAATTAGCGgtagaaattattaattatatattactgtgATAGCGGTAATGGTCGttatgatattactactaatacttatGAACAATTATCAGTCTTAAGTGACATCGAAAATATTTCATAGCAGCACCCAGATATTCAATAAAGAAATTGTCACATGATATCGATAAATTATTGTCATCTATGATTAAATCTGGAAACCACTGAACACCAgccctaaaatataaaaatattgttatcattaaaccATTATCGacatcagcactagtttgttaaCCAGTGACTCCTTCATTAAGATCCTAACCACCGTATTTTCAACAAGACCACTGACTGACTCATCCCTTAATTAAGATCCTAAACCCCATCTTTTAGCTAGACCTAATCACTGACTCCTTAATTAAGGTCCTAACCACTTAATTAAGTCCTTAAccaccgtttttttttaatcctaacAAACGTCTTTTTCAACTTGACCGAACTACCGACTCCTTAACTAAAGATCCAGACTCACCACCTTTTCAACTCGACTGAACCAACGACTCCTTAATTGGACTCCTTAATTCGCCTCCTCAGAGTGGACGGGCCTGAGGACGACTACAAGCTGACGGCGGAGGAGTTCGAGGCTGACAGCGCCGCGGGAGATGGCCTCAGCATCCACAATGGCATGAAGTTCTCCACCTACGACCATGATGATGACACCAACAGGGGTAAGGATGggatgggggtgagagagagggagagggaggagaggagggaagagggagagggaggagaaacttATCTCAACCTACGACCATGATGATGACACCGACAGGGGCAAGGATAGGGTGtcggatgagggagagggtgagggaggagaggagggaagagggagagagaactgagggaagggggtaagaagagcgttgggaggaggagagggaactgaggaagtgggagggggagagacttggggagaagaggtagggatgaaggaagtgagggagagagagagagttggagagggggagaggagggatgacggaatttagggagaagggggaagaaggggaggagaagaggagggagtagggatgGATAGGTGAAGAGGGGGTGgacaagaagaagggggggaggatagtAGAGGGGATGATGGAGAGATGGTGGTGGaatggaagggagtgggagaaggagtgagggagagggaaggaaagggagaaggagagagagagacgtgaagaaaataggaaataggTTGATGTAGatggtgggaaagagagggagaggaaaaagaaagattgtGTTAAAGGGAGAGCGATAAAGGAGTAGGGAGaaggatgcagagagagagagagggagagagagagagaaggagagagagagagagagagagagagagagagagagagagagagagagagagagaatgtgtgtgtgttttacacatttTACATAATTCGAATTGCCAAAGGCAATAAATAGCCAATGATCATTAAGGGACCTCATATAATTTCgaaaaaataagcataataatatcgAATGAAAATAGGGCGCATGGACTACAATTTGTAAAGTATCAAGTAGAAATAAGCACACATTATTGAGATGCATATTGCAACTCGCCAGCTGCTTCCCTTCCGTTCTCTTTAAATACATTAACGCCCAAACGAACTCTGCAACATGCCTAACGCCCATTCTGTCCGAACCACAGACGGAAACTGCGCCAAGCTCTTTGGTGGAGGAGGTGGCTGGTGGTACAATAACTGCTACCACGTCCTCCCTACCGGCACGTACCGTCACTCCGGCGGTAGCGAATACGGGGGCGTGGCCTGGTACCCTTGGAGGAACGTCAAACACTCCCTCAAGAGCCTCACTCTGCTCATCAGGCCAAGATATTAGACTCCGGGTGACCGAGAGGCTTTGTGGCTTCCCTTGTCGAcatgagagacagaaacaaagggtAGAGTGTAAATACTAAGCAAATTTTGAAGCTCTCTTaggcttttgttttattttattttattgttattgcaaatATCCTGTGTAGGTTTGGACTGTgagagtattttttttcattgtggaatctataattgtttatttttgtcatgAAGATGAATCTAATTGTGTTATGGAACATTTCTGAGCACAGTTTTGTCAAAATGGATGATtaacgtttttttcaatttttggcagtgattattatttttgtcacagTGATAAGATATTTAGCAGTGTATTCATTTATAAGGATGTCAGATTTCAAAGAGATGTGTTGGTGAACATATCGAAATGTAGTTTTAAAGAACACTCCATGTAGACTTGCTATTAAAGACTTTCACAAACagaatgtgtttattattttccaaTTGTTACAAGTGAAATCCATGGGTAAAGAATACTTATTCTATCATAAAAAGGACAATCACACCATACACTCGcctacgctcacacacacacatacatgtgtatgtaagtttatatatacgtatgtcgaagttttctgtttcctttagatttttctttttttattattgcttgcACATGCCTTGAGAGTTGACTTCAGGTGATCCTTGAAAGGTGTTCAATAAAGATTATCTGATGTGGAATTCAGGATTCTTCCCCTTTCATCACGTGTCCTGGCCAGCGTCGACGATGTTTCATAAATGTGACTTCGATACTTTGACTATTAGCTTCGTCTAGGCTAGTTTTGTTGGTAGagttatcttttgttttgttggtgaAAACGTTCAACTTTCTTGATGTCTCTACGATACAGTGGCCAAGACTTTGCATTTATATAATAGGGTTGATGTGGCGACTGCTAGATAGACACGTTTTGTTTTCCAGTTCAAAGGTCCATTTCTGAAAGCACTTTTGGATTATTTTCCAAAAGCTTTTATGTGCTGACCCTGTTCCGAGTTCCACGTATTTTTCTGAGGTGTAGTTGTTGGATAAGATGCTTCCAAGATGAGGGAAACCATCTATTGTTTTAACGGTGTATTAGAGATGGTAACGTTAAAATCCGGCAGGTCAGTGTCAGGGCAAGGTGGAGCAAGTACTTCGGTCTTCTTAACGTTCCTTGTGAGATCAAAACAATCACATGCACTGGTAAAGTTGTTGATGGATTAAAGGCCTCCCCTTGAATGACAGGCAGTTGCATTGTCATCAGCGTATCGGAGTTCTGAAATATGTTGAATCTTAGTCATCCGACGGGATCGGAATCTCGCCATAATGGATAATCCTCCGTCAAAACGATCTCTAACGCCAACATCTGGTGGAATTCAAACATCACTGCAACAAGGTAATTACAAGAAAAGCGTAGGAACGTATCCTAGCTTCAATCTACATGTAATGGGGGACTCTTCGGGAATTTTACCTTCATGGAAAGTAGTTCCTGACATacagaaagtaaaatgtaaatcaCAGCGATAAAGTTGCTTTAAACATTTGTGAAATACCATCCACATAGCTCTTGGAACGCAGTCAATTGCTTTCTCCAGGtcacagaaaacgagaaaaagacatATCTGTTGTTCTCAGCTTTTCTCCCGCAGTAGCCTAGTGCATATTATCATGTCGATAGTGCCATGGGATGCTCGAAACCCACACTTAGATTCTTTTTTTCTGCAATGAACTCGCTAAAAAAGAAACCTGGCAAAGACTTTCCCTGCAAGAGATATTTTCCACaggtttttctgtttcctttctgaAATCTGGCAGCAATGGCGTCTTTGAGGTCGCTTTGGAGTTGTTTTGTCTCCCACATATTGAGAATCAACGTGAACAATCTGTTTTTAGAGGTAATCCACCGGGTTGGAATAATTCgctgtgatatatttataatttatatatatatatatatactaaatataattatatatactatatattatatatacatacataatatataatatatataataatataatatatataaaaatattatatatatttatacacacacacacacacacacaacacctcccTCTGGATGCGAGCACCAGGGAatctacaatataaaaataaccccATTCCTTCCtggttgttgtcgtgggggggggggggcttaggagacggggacTGGGGCCTAAATTTAcacggtcttttcttctctcctttccctttccttctcttcttcatccccttctcctgtccacttatcctaatcgttaaactCATTTTTACCCGCATCGCCACAATACTTTCCCATTGGTATACgacctttgatatctagcacgtttgtttgttttaacccATTAACCATTACAAAATAAATCGACGGAGGTTAATATACAGATCCTGCGGGTCCTCCCTTGCTAGCGCCTCGTCCAAACTCAGTGATTGATACAGATTCTACCTCCACGTGATAAAGTCTTTTTGGGTTACTGTATCTCTAATGATCAATAATGTTAATTTctaacgttttttttctgtttggattACGAAGTGCATGTTTGTGAAACGCAGAGATGTCTCCCTCTGATGGTTGTAAAGTCACTGGTAAGCTGTTAAATcgtttatgtttgtatttgctTTCTTTGTAAGGTTTAATATgtactctcgcctctctctctcattttctatctttccctccctccctcaacccctccattcctctctccctctctttctccctccttctcttccccccctctctctctccctccctctctctctctctctctctatcccctctttctctctatcccttctctctctctctatccaccccctctctctctatctttccctccctccttcccctctccccctccggctcttcccaccccttctctttctgtctctctttttttttctctctctctctttatccctttcctccccctctctgtctctgtcagtctgtctgtctctctctctcactcactttctgcATCAATCTTTAACTGCTTATCTATGTGTATTTCAGTatccttatctctttccctcttttattccttattctcttcctctttctctccgtatTCCTTTGTCTATCACTCTCGCTACTCTTCTATCGCTCTCCCTTTatatactttcttttcctttctctttctgtcccacCTTCTACATCTACCCTGTTTCCCGTTCTCTTCAcatctctttatctcattcttcctttctttctcacactCCCTCCATCACCCTTTTTCGTCCattccttccacttccttcccctcctctcttctctctctctctctcttcctctctcattctcccttcctctctctctctcccttcctctctctctctccctcctctctctctctcctctccccccctctctctctcctctctctctctctctctctctctctcctctctctctctctctctctctctctctctctctctctctcttgttccacGTCGATATCCTTGTCCGCTCTCTAGAGTGTAGGGGACTGGCTTACAGGCGAATTCCGCagtggtcatcatcattatcttcacactacatgaatatatatatatatatatatatatatatatatatatatatatatatatatatatatataatatatgtatatatatatgtatatatatacatatatacatatatatatatatatatatatatatatatatatatatatatatatatatatatatatatatatatgcataaggccgcggtggccgaatggttagagcatcggactcaagactggcacgacggcaatctgagttcgagggttcgagtcaccggccggcgcgatgtttcccttgggcaaggaacttcacttcgattgcctacctagccactgggtggccaagccagcccaagtcagtgctggtcctaagcccggataaatagagagaatgattacctaaaaggtaacacccgcactctccgtggaaaggaactggggaccctaccacgtactcactccaagagcatcacaaacatgaaaacaacaattaaatatcatgctgtgaccacggcggctcaaacatgaacctaccgttaaaaaaaaagaaaaaaaaaattatatatacatacacacatacatatatatatatatatatatatatatatatatatatatatatatatatatatatatatatatatatatatatatatatatatatatatatatatagtatgtatgtgtatacatatatatatatatatatatatatatatatatatatatatatagatatagatagatagatagatagatagatagatacatatatatatatatatatatatatatatatatatatatatatatatatatatatatatatatatatatatgggccgcggtggccgaatggttagagcgtcggactcaagactgttacgacggcaatctgagttcgagggttcgagtcaccggccggcgcgttgtttcccttaggcaaggaacttcaccccgattgcctgcctagccactgggtggccaagccagcccaagtcagtgccgggtaaatagagatggtgactcgataaaaacaccgggcggaaggcaatggcaaaccaccgctctaaattgctaagaaaaaatcatggaaagcccatgatcgtcaaggccgcgatagccgaatggttagagcgtcggactcaagactgtcacgacggtaatctgaattcgagggttcgagtcaccgaccgccgcgttgttcccttgggcaaagaacttcaccttgattggctacctagccactgagtggccaagccagcccaagtcagtgctggtcacaaatatatatatacatatacacacacacacacatatatatatatatatatatatatatatatatatatatatttatatatatatatatatatatatatatatatatatatatatgtgtatatataattatctctctctctctctttcttctctctctctctctctatctatctatctatctatctatctatatatatatatatatatatatatatatatatacatatatatatatatatatatgtatatatatatatatatatatatatatatatatatatatatatacatatagtacgttgtatatatgtgtatatgtatataaatatatatacataaatgcagtagtaaagagaagaaagatgaggccAGTGTTGATGAATCTGCGTGACATTCAGCGAACTAATGCAATCGACAGACTAATTGATTAAGTGACACAAAATAATTGATGTGACGCGAATGTAATCAGTTTGATAAAACGCTTCGTCAGGACACACGTTGGAAGCGATCCATCCATGAGCGGATTTACGTGCTGTCGATGCAGGAACTTCCCTTAGTGTTTGTACATCTTACGCAGGTACGGCCCAGGCGCAGAGATAAACCAAGTAGCTGCTATAACGTGTTGCTGAAAATACTTCATGAGAGAAAATTGTGGTATAGAAGCTTGAAcaagtttttatttgattttaatcattggtattattattgatattattttactgttttattattattattattattattattattattattattattatcattattattattattatcattattattattatcatcattttactattttatattattattattgttgttgttgttgttgttattattatcattattttgcctaCATCACTGAATATTTTGGAGTAACTGTTAAACTTTACAGCATAAATTTCCCCCAAGGTCAAGATTAGATACAAaccaatacaaacacaaacgATTTAACAGCTTGCCAATGACCTCACAACTATCAAATGAAGATCTCTGCGTTTCACAAATATGCACTTCGtcatccaaaaagaaaaaaaatgttgacaatTAACACTTTTGATCATTAGTGATGACACAGTAATCAAACAAGACTATCATATGGAGGCACACAGCACAATCAACAAACGTCAACAAAGAAAAAACTCACTCACCCTGCATTACCAAGGCCTCTTTGCCCAATCCATCTTGTCAACCTCTGCCATCGGAAGTTTCTTGCTAAAATCAAGTCATTAACGTCGCTGTCACTAATGAAATGGATGATATCTAACACTTGCATTCCTCACAGTAAAACGCTATGGCAAATGCGTtttgaaagaaaagacagaaaaagcgtATAGCACATTATACGTaacctcatctctctatctctcagttcTTTCATCCTACAGTTTCAGTGCTTAAACTTCAGTAATTAAAGTcagtgatcacacacacacacacacacacacacacacacacacacacacacacacacacacacacacacacacacacacacacacacacacacacacacacacacacacaactttttttCGAGTCCCTACTGTTGGTTGCCATATTGGTAGAATACAAATAACAGCTAATGGCTGTCTCTCAATCTATACTACGTTATTAGACACGAAAATAAAACCTGAACAATTCTgtcacttgtgtttttttttgtcacatcCTGTAACCAGTGCCGTagttgggggagtggggggtgattTCCCACCGCCCGATAGAAGCCCCTCAATGGACTTGCCTTCCCGGGCCCTGAAATATCTGGCTGCATCACTGCCCGTGACTGTTCGTTATGCCAACATTGTGACGTGTTTACTCCGGCAATGCCACCGTGGCGTAATAAAGAACCCGCATTCTGTGCGAATAGATCGAAGTGCATCAAGTTT harbors:
- the LOC119569438 gene encoding microfibril-associated glycoprotein 4-like, coding for MIAMPRIVAMLWAVIAVVGAAANEPLSRRATFPASSSETKQIDQQLNAILSTLTENHNQLQSSIRDIVRMVRRTHREIADLREDTDLILGQMYKPSCQDIAEGQPDHIAGKSQFATEGVYTIRPPKFKPKKVRCELGRGAVGWTVILARNDGREPFNRTFQDYKDGFGDPAQDHWIGLDMLHKLTTWEPHQLRAVMEDFDGSKTWVQYNVFRVDGPEDDYKLTAEEFEADSAAGDGLSIHNGMKFSTYDHDDDTNRDGNCAKLFGGGGGWWYNNCYHVLPTGTYRHSGGSEYGGVAWYPWRNVKHSLKSLTLLIRPRY